In Cryptomeria japonica chromosome 1, Sugi_1.0, whole genome shotgun sequence, the sequence GCAAACGTGTATCAATAAATGGACACACCTTCACGTTTAAAACCAAAACGATTCTATCCATTATTATAACAGTTGCAGAGGTTTGACACCACAGAGTTGCAGAACTCGACCAGACACGAAATAATTTATTCAGTGAACGTGCTATTTAGTATTAGAAGCAGACATTTTATCTGCGTATCAAACATTTTTAAAGCAATAGACAAGGTAAGACGGGTTTCATTATTCATTTTGCATTCAATGATTCCCTGTTGTGGGCCTGTGTCaatcaataaatttatttattgtgtCAGTGATTGTGTTTTGGTTCTGTATGTATATAGTAGTCCCGGTAACTCTGCGCTGCAAAAGATTGGGTCTTCATACAATAAGTAGAAGAGCTTCTGGGAGtcttgaaaccctaattagggttagtgtttGAAATGGGGCGTACTCCTTGCTGTTCGAAAGTGGGTCTCAACAGAGGCCCATGGACTCCCGAGGAAGACGATTTTCTCGCACAGTACATACAAAAGCACGGTGAAGGCGGGTGGAGAACGCTTCCTAGGAAAGCAGGTATAAAAGCTATTTAGACTTGGGGTTTCgttcttttgtttgttttttcttgtgggATGAAACGTTTGATCGCGGCCATTTAATTAATTCTTGTATTGCTTTGAAAGGTTTGATGCGGTGCGGAAAGAGCTGCCGATTGAGATGGATGAATTACCTGCGACCTGATGTTAAAAGAGGCCGGATTCTGCCCGATGAAGAAGACATCATTCTTAGATTGCATCGTCTTCTGGGTAACAGGTATGTCTAATCACTCTACTGCTATAATCTAGAAACGAAAAATAGATCTACAATGAAATAATTGAGTCGATGTTATATCATCGCTTTTCAGGTGGTCTCTAATCGCAGGACGTATACCTGGCCGGACTGATAACGAGATTAAGAACTTCTGGAATACCCACCTTAGCAAAAAACTTATAAGCCAGGGCATTGATCCTCGAACCCACAGACCCCTTTCTGAATCAGAACTTTATGACAATGATAAAAGTAATGTAGATTCTGAAAGCAAACTCAGCCCAGAAGCTTCTCATCATCATTCTCCAGACAAATCTCCACAAACTGATGTCTTGCCTGATAATGTTGAAGCTGCCTTTCAACCTACCAAACACCAAGTTTCACCAGAGATCATCAAGGATAGTGAGCTTCCACAAGTTTCTGTAACAGATAGCCTAAATTATGCTTTCAATGATACTTCTAATGGCACTTCAAACAGTATACCCCCACCTTTCATTCACGAAGCACAATACTCTATCAGTGCTGTTCCCATGAATCCAATATCGATTTCCTATTCTAATGCTATTCTGGGAGTGGGCTTACAAGATAGTGATGCTTCCCAATATTTGAGAAGGGAGTCCATCACAAATAGCTATTTTGTGGCACCTGCAACGACAGATTCAATCCTGCAAAGCATTCCTTGCTTATCTGGTGCTGTACTCAATCAAAATTATTCATCCGGAGCTTTTCCTGACAATTTTGAGCAATCTGAGATGCAACAACGTCAAGTGCTACCAGAAAACAATCATCTTATCACTCATATGGAGGACTACAATTCAGATGCATTCTCTTACTTACTGGATTCCTTCATGGATGGTGGTCAGTTTTATGGCGAAACAAACAAGGATGTTGCACCTTTACTGTTAGAAAACAAGCAGCAGTTTTCACATACTGAGACTCCAAACCATCGTGCATACGAGATGTGGTCTATGATGTCCCAACCATCAGAATATCCATCGAGTTTTCCTGAAAAGTTGTAGCAAATATGATATAGCATTAGAATTGTTTTGTACATGCTTATATCTATATCAGAAACTTGGTATCTATCTCTGAATTATTGTTTTGTAGACAAGCAACATTGTATTCGATTCTTGCGATCAAAGAATTGTTGTTATATTTATGGAATTTCATATGTCTAGATGATTTTTCTTAATCCTTTAATTTGAAAAAGAAATCAGTTGAACATCCCATGTTCTAATTCAGTTCATACAAAGCATGTTAAGCTGAACAAAGTGGAAATTTTAATGTTCAATTTCACATTCATATAGAATATAAACAGTATGAGTATacaaatgttggcatttttgttttttaataatgATTTTCAAACTGAACGTCTCTTCAAAGAGATTGAATGAAACCATGAACCTGAAATTCTGATTTaagtgaaattccacaaaaaagaAACGAAACAGTTGTTAATTATTTAGAAAAAGCTGATGTctggaaaggaaaaagaaagagggaGAATTTAAACCACGACCCAAACCGGTATCAAAGCTAGGATCATAAAAATAATAAGAGGAAACCAAATAGAGATCAAGAGAGGAAGGAAAACAAATATATATAGAAAGAGAATGCAGAAAGGGTATCAAATATCAATGGAGTAGTCTGATGCGAGCCTTAAGTCTAAACTCCTTTGTTTTACAGAGATATTGTATAAAGATTGTTTAGTATAATTTGACAATTAATTAGATTTGGAGTAAACTAAAATGTTGTAGCGGCTGTAGCTTTACAAGATTTTCAATCTTGTTTCTACAGATTACATTTTGACTAGTGAAGGAAATAGAGAATAAAAGCAGAAACATAAACTTAATACTTCCATCGATAAAAAAGCTTTTTATAGAAATTTAAACCATAGAAATTCAGCTTTTACATTGCACGCACTGCACGGACATAGAAACAAAGCCTTATTCATTCTGTAAGTGCTATGTATTTTTAGTTTGCACTATTTGAGAGATAATTCAAAATCCTATATATATTGCTTGTGCCATGCATTCCTAAAACTAAAACAACATAGAACTTTTGAGCATGATACACAACACCTATTTCATACAATTCAAAGATTAGTgccaaagaagattgaagaaatcACTGATAAGTAGCACGATCATCTTTTTGTCCCTTATTTTTCATACATATTAGAATCTTTTAACACTACCTATTTGTAGGTAATATTAATAGAATATAGAATATAGAATATGGCAAAACAAAGATATGCGAAGGAAAGATGTTACATGCTATTGAAAATACTCTCCCTTCATGAAAAAATATTTCCATTTGGGATGCTAAATAATCTTTTAAATATTGAAATCTTGTATTTTGTAATGGTTTGCTGAATATGTCTGCATACTAATCTTCAAATTTGTAAAATTCTCAATAAATATTGAGGTTGTTGACTAATTCTTTAATCAAATGGTATTTGGTGTATATATGTTCAAAACTTTAATCCTTTTGTGAAAGATAGGATTATTTGATAATGTATTATTAAGTTCttatctcaaaaaatctttgttaGTACTTCTTATTcatacataaaattcattaacactcttatttttcaaattgactAAGATGTTATTCGTGTTGTTCTACATACTCTACTTTTAGTGATGAAAGTTTGACAATATCTCTTGACTTCCCAAGATATTGTGATTATTCCaaaataaaattataaacatatgtactcttcctatcatcaatattgctTGTATAATTGTTGTATGTTTTTCCTATGAATTAGAACTCATCCAACCTTGAAAACAAAATTCCATAATATTTGGTTGCACTCACATATCTTAGAATCCTTTTTCTTGCTTGTCAATGAAAGTTTTTTGGAGACTTCAAAGACCTTGAAATAAGAGTTGCACAATACATTATGTCTAGTTTTGTGGATATTAGGTATGTTTTGATTTAGCATGAGAAGGGCTTGAATCCGTTACATAGTCATCATCAAGGCAAATGAAATGAATCTCACAAGGAGTGAGAttgatcaaaaaacaaaaaattagaagTACTTAGAATTGAACAACTAGAAAATAAGGGACCACCAAAGAACCAAAAAAAAGTTTACTAACATTAAGGGACAACACTCCCTTAGTATCCTATCATTGTTTCTACAAGATATCAAACCACACTTTAAAAGAGACGCCCTTAGATCTTGGAGTATCAACATCACCTTTAGCCTAGAGAGGAGAGTTCGAGAGCTCAATCAAATACTTTGGTCTTTTTTGAACTTGTTGTGAGAGGCTACCTTGAGCTATAGGAACCACATCACATCTCTTTTGTTTTTATCTCATTTTTGCCTTCCATCTCTTGTTGGAGGATATAAATGATAAGGGGAGTACTTTTAATCGATTTTACATAGTAGTCCATAATATTCAAAATGTTCTTCATGAGGATCTCTTGACTCTTTTAAATTTTCAACATCCACTTCTAAATGAGGATTCTTGGCCTCTTTCTTAATATTTTAGGTCTCTTGCACAATAACCCTCCAACTTTCAAAGGTCTCAAATATTTTCTTGGTTTCTTCCCATGCCCTATTATGGAGATCTTATTTTAAGATAGTCCTAGGCTTTATTGAAGACCAACTTCTCCAAAGTTTGAATTTTTCTCTTGGCCTAATGTAATTGGGTCATCTACCACTTAGAAAGTTTCATGTGCATATTGAAAATCCTACAAATCTCCTCTATATTTTGTTGGAGTTTGACCCACAAAATCATTTCTTTGGGTGGGTTTGAAAATGGGCACCACTTCTTCCATAGTGTCCTCTTTTAGAGGAGTGAGAGAAAGGATTTTGGGGAACCATTATGGttaggagaagaaaagaaagaggtagAATCTACTCATAGCTTGAGGACTCAACACTAATTTTTAGTATTTGGAACAAAAGAATTCTTTAGAGGTTCAAAGAAACACACCCTTTTGTCTTTCTAATACTTAGGGAATGAGAAAAATAGGATTCCTAGGGAAATGTGTGAAGCCAAGATGGAAGTGATCAAATTTGACATAGGGACTAATGTTATTGAAGAAGAAGCAATACCAAGGGTAGCTAATTTGGTAATGGCATGTTGCACAAGAATGAAAGGATTGGCAATCTTGGGTTTAGGGTTAAACATAGGAGTAAGGGCTAGGTTACATTGAAATACATGAAGGATCATCCCCTAGTGGAGTAGGGGATTATCATAACCAACAATTTTTAACATAGATTCTTCCAAAGAGGTAAAAATATAGAAAGAGAAATTAGGCTTCATCTGGTAGTGGAAATAATTAAGCATAGCAAATAAAAAGGTGGGAAACCACTTATACTATCCTTGAATATTAACATACCTCATTAAAACCTCTGCAACCCTTAGCCAAGAACCAAGAAGGTCTTCATAATTGTAGCCATTTTGGAGCTATTTAACTTTTTCCCCCTTCTTTTAAGAAATTTCACATAGCCTACTTATAGTCCCCCTTATTTTTCTTCTGCAATTGCACACCTTCATTGGGGATACTAGTCACCATAGCTATGGTTTCCACTAAGACCTGTAAAGAGTTGCCATGAACCAAAACCTCAACATTTTTCTATTAACCAGCAAATACCATGGAAAGGGTCTAATCAAACCCTTCCATAGATAGAATATAAGGGGCAAAATTTCTTACCTCCAAGATATCCCAAACCTCGATATCCTTTCTAACATTTTCATGGTCTTTTGGTTCGATTTGGACCAAATACCCTCCCACATTCATAGTATAGAAAACCTAAAGCAGAACACTCAACACCAGAAAATAGAGGAACAAGACAATAGAAGTAAGTTTGGTAACTTTAGTGTTAATgtagattagatttcttagtagATAAAATAGAGGTATCTTTTAATTTTATTGTCTCACAAATGATGATCTCACTAACCTATGAATCTTGCAGGTTGCTGCAAGTATAAGGGAAGATAGTATGTCCACAAAGTATGTTGATTTTCCAAGTATTGATAATACTTCAAGTGTTGTTGATTATATCACAAATATTGTTGTGTTGAGAATGAGATCAATCTTCAAAGGCTTGCACTAATAGATTGCACTACAATCTTCATCGATCTGTTTGTGAATTATATATATCTAAATGGGGAGGCACATCGATGGATAGGCATGTCTCCACATGTGTGGAGACATGTCTCTCCACTGATATGTCTGTCCAtttaatattgcaaatactgaTCCATAATCGGTAGCATTAACATACTGTTTATTATTACAAACGAATATCGATTCAAATTTGATAGTTAACTATTCAGTTAACACAACCGATTCACAATCGGTATGTTAAAATAAAGAATCAATTAATCAATATACATTATCGATTTATGGTAAATTGAAGAAGATAGTTGATACACTCTATCAACAAGGTATGGATCATGCATGATCACATATTTACACTTGGAAGATGATGATCAATATATGATTAGTCATTAGATTATTTAATCAGATTTAATTTATTCATGATAAAAATATTaatgtatgtatattaatatatataataataacaataaactcaattattattattatgtatattggtatacatatataaattattCTAATAATGTAAGTCTTATTCATGATCATATTTATCTGACTGAAGCTATCATCTTTAACATTTAGGGAGTGAACTTAATGAATTTAAAATTCATCTTGAATTTGGTACATATGGGCAAACCCAAAGATGATAGAATTTTAATTATGAATGCCATAACTATCTAGGTGCAGACTTTGAAATTATTAGTTAGAAGGCCAAATATTTCCTCCCAAACAATTAACTCATTTGTTTGAGTTACCAAACTAGCAAGAAGATCCTCTAATTGATTACCCTCTCTAAACACATGTAAAACCATGTGATTATGGAAAGATGTGATATTGGTGTAGGTGCAAACAATCGATCT encodes:
- the LOC131065306 gene encoding myb-related protein 330, producing the protein MGRTPCCSKVGLNRGPWTPEEDDFLAQYIQKHGEGGWRTLPRKAGLMRCGKSCRLRWMNYLRPDVKRGRILPDEEDIILRLHRLLGNRWSLIAGRIPGRTDNEIKNFWNTHLSKKLISQGIDPRTHRPLSESELYDNDKSNVDSESKLSPEASHHHSPDKSPQTDVLPDNVEAAFQPTKHQVSPEIIKDSELPQVSVTDSLNYAFNDTSNGTSNSIPPPFIHEAQYSISAVPMNPISISYSNAILGVGLQDSDASQYLRRESITNSYFVAPATTDSILQSIPCLSGAVLNQNYSSGAFPDNFEQSEMQQRQVLPENNHLITHMEDYNSDAFSYLLDSFMDGGQFYGETNKDVAPLLLENKQQFSHTETPNHRAYEMWSMMSQPSEYPSSFPEKL